One genomic segment of Centropristis striata isolate RG_2023a ecotype Rhode Island chromosome 13, C.striata_1.0, whole genome shotgun sequence includes these proteins:
- the LOC131984067 gene encoding pyruvate dehydrogenase (acetyl-transferring) kinase isozyme 2, mitochondrial-like isoform X3: MEILEFLDKNPDDHRVLAMFVEVLESIRNRHNEVVPTMAQGIIEYKDSLGQQDSVTDHNIQYFLDRFYTSRISIRMLINQHTLVFNGNTNPAHPDTIGCIDSMCDVTEVARDAYESAKLLCEQYYLGAPELELRQMNANNNKEPIYISYIPSHLYHMLFELFKNAMRATIENHEASRTLPPIKVMVSLGGEDLSIKMSDRGGGVPFRKTERLFSYMYSTAPRPSIGDKHRAPLAGFGYGLPISRLYTRYFQGDLQLYSMEGYGTDAVIHLKALSTDFWRQTIGAFPPRSPWTWLCTVLTSDSVMTGHDLIQTPYKLTIKCPLKAGHCGTRCISRAVDGSCRDQKAEKAEHQHPDCLGTSLIGASIFSLFFPSLSVHDGRIFKDAVVEIQNERPRWRDALN, encoded by the exons GTTTGTGGAGGTCTTGGAGTCCATCAGGAACCGGCACAACGAGGTGGTCCCCACCATGGCTCAGGGAATTATTGAGTACAAAGACAGTTTGGGCCAGCAGGACTCTGTTACTGACCATAACATCCAGTACTTCCTGGACCGCTTCTACACCAGTCGCATCTCCATCCGCATGCTCATCAACCAGCACA CTCTTGTCTTCAACGGCAACACAAACCCCGCCCACCCAGACACCATTGGCTGTATCGACTCCATGTGTGACGTGACAGAGGTTGCAAGAG ATGCCTATGAGAGTGCTAAGTTGCTGTGTGAACAGTATTACCTGGGAGCACCAGAACTGGAGCTAAGGCAGATGAAtg CCAATAACAATAAAGAGCCAATCTACATCTCATACATCCCATCTCACCTGTACCACATGCTGTTCGAACTCTTCAAG AACGCCATGAGAGCAACCATTGAGAACCACGAGGCCAGCAGGACCCTCCCACCCATCAAAGTCATGGTTTCCCTAGGTGGAGAGGACTTGTCAATCAAG ATGAGTGACAGAGGAGGTGGTGTTCCCttcaggaagacagagagactCTTCAGCTATATGTACTCCACAGCTCCCAGACCCTCCATAGGAGACAAACACAGAGCCCCACTg gcAGGGTTTGGCTATGGTCTGCCCATCTCTCGACTCTACACTCGCTACTTTCAGGGAGACTTACAGCTCTACTCTATGGAGGGTTACGGCACTGACGCAGTCATACACCTGAAG GCTTTGTCTACAGACT TTTGGAGGCAGACGATTGGTGCGTTCCCTCCAAGGAGCCCCTGGACCTGGCTGTGTACCGTGCTAACAAGTGATTCAGTCATGACCGGACATGACCTGATACAAACCCCTTACAAGCTGACCATAAAATGTCCCTTGAaggcagggcattgtgggaccAGATGTATTAGCCGTGCGGTAGACGGAAGCTGCAGGGACCAAAAAGCGGAGAAGGCAGAGCATCAGCATCCTGATTGTCTGGGAACTTCCTTGATTGGAGCGAGCATCTTCTCCCTGTTTTTCCCTTCACTGTCTGTACATGATGGGCGTATATTCAAAGATGCAGTGGTAGAAATCCAAAACGAGAGACCGAGATGGAGAGATGCATTGAACTGA